The DNA window ATTTGCCGGGGTCCTTGAGGTAGTCGACGATCTCGACCAGCTCGTTCTCGACCTCGTCAATGCCGGCGACGTCGTCGAAGGTGACCCGCACCTGCCCGGCCTCGACCGGCTTGGCCGCCTTGGACTTGCCGAGCCCGCCGAGCCCGCCGCCGCCCATCATGCTGGCGCCGCGCCGCATGATCCAGATCCACAGGCCGGCCAGCAGCAGCACGGGCAGCAGCGACAGCAGCAGGTTGGAGAAGAAGCCGCGGGTGAGGGGCTTGGAGGTGATCTCGACCTGGCCGCTGCGGAGCTGCTGGTCGAGCTGGTCGGTGTTGGCGAAGGCGGGGATCTCGGTGGAGAACCTCGTGTACGTCTCGCCGCCGTCGGGGTTCTTCGCCGGGTTCCTCAGGTCGCCCTCGACGGACAGGCCCTGGGCGAAGATGTCCTTGACGTTCTTGGCCTCGACCTGGCTGGTGAACTCGGTGTACGAGATGGTCTCGACCGACTCGTTGTCCACGAACGACGACACGACGAAGAAGGCGGCGTACACGACCAGCAGCGTGACGACGAACCGCCACCAGTTGATCTTGGGCCGGCCGCCGGGCGTGCCGGGCAGGCCCTCAGACCGCCAGGGCGGCTTGCCCTTGCCCTTGCCTGGTGCCGACGGCGGTCCAGAGCGTTCCACGGCGTCCCACTCCCCACGTCGCCGCAACCATGATCCTTCTAGCCTAGAACACGCACCCCCGAGGCCACGCGGGCGATGTCGCTCCACTGCTTGCGCTGCGCGTCAGGCACTGTCACGAACGCCAAACCCGGCTTGGACATTCCCCCGTCCACCACGGCCACCGCCGCGCGCGAGGAGCGCTTGCCGTACGTGACGCGGTAGACGAGCAGCCAGCCGTGCTTGACCGGCTGCGAGGCCAGCCAGGTGATCCGGGAGCCCTTCGGGTGGTGGTTGAGCGTCCAGCGGGCGGCCAGCAGCGCGGTGTCGCGCGGCGACTTCTGCTCCAGGATCGGCAGCGGGCAGGTGACGAACATGCCCCGCACCTTGCCGCCGCGCAGCCGCGGCAGCACCTGCCTGGTGGTGAACGGGGCCGGCCCGTACGTCTTCCAGGGCTTCGGCAGCTTCGGCACGGCGAGGCCGCTCCGCCGGTCCTTGGTCACCCGGCGGGAGGGGGACGGGAGCGACATGCGCCTGACCTTGGCGGTCAGCTTGGGGACGCGGGGGTCGGCGTACAGGGCCTCCATGGCGGTGTAGCCGGGGGCCAGGGACGCGCCGGGCGTGGGCGTGACCCGGGCGGCGGGCGCGGCCGGGGTCACGGTCTCCGACGGGGAGGCCGAGGACGACGCAGAGGACGACGCCGACGCCGATGCCGACGAGGACGCCGACGCGGAGGGGCCGGACGAGGGCTGCGCGGCCGGCGGCGCGGTTACCGGCCCCGCGACGACCTCGTCCGGCTCCGACGGGAGCACCGCGACCACCGCCACGGCGGCCGCCGCGAGGGCGGCGGCCACGGCGAGGCCCCGGTACACCGCCCGCATCCGGATGTCACCGATGCGGGAGCGTACGGGCGGAGAGGTAAGGGTTCTGGGCTTGGTCGCGGTTCTCACACGGGAACCCTTGATCTCATCTTCCCCATCGAGCACGACGGGAGCGTACGACATATCCCGCCATTACGTATGTGATGCGACCGAAGTGCAATCATGGCGTGGTGCAACAGGTGGAGCTCCGCTTCGATCACGCCTCGCGAGCGTCCCAGACCCATACGAACCTCTCGGCCATCCGCCAGAGCCCCCACGGCATCTGGGTCGCCGGCGACGAGACCGCCTCCTTCGAGCACCTGGCCTGGACCGGCGACCACTACGGCGGCCAGCGCACCTTCCGGCTCGCGGACCTCATCGACCTTCCCGCGGGCCCCGACGACGAGGCCGACATCGAGGGCATGGCGCGGGCCGACGGGCACCTGTGGGTGGTCGGCTCGCACAGCCTCAAGCGCAAGCGGGTCAAGTCGAAGGACCCGGCCAAGGCCGCCGCCCGCCTGGCCACCCTGGTCAGGGAGGAGAACCGTTACATCCTCGCCCGGCTCCCCCTGCACGGCGAGGAGCCGGGGGCGGGGGCGGTGCTGTCCGGGGAGCACGGCCTCGCCGCGCACCTGAGCGAGGACCGGCATCTCGCGCCCTTCCTGGCGATTCCCGGCAAGGACAACGGGCTCGACGTCGAGGGCATCGCCGTGGTGGGCGAGCGGGTCTACCTCGGGCTGCGCGGCCCGGTCCTGCGGGGCTGGGCGGTGCTGCTGGAGCTGCGACTGGAGGAGGCGGGACGGGGGCGGCTGCGGCTCGGCGAGCCGTACCGCAAGCACTTCCTCGACCTCGGCGGGCTCGGCGTGCGGGACCTGTGCCCCGACGGCGGCGGCGGGTTGCTGCTGCTCACCGGCCCGTCCATGGCGCTCGACGGCCCGGTGCACGTGCGGCGCTGGTGGCCGGGGCGGCGGTCGGGCGTGGTCCCGGCGGGCGAGCTGGAGGTCGTCGCGGAGCTGCCGTACGGGATCGGCTGCGACCATCCGGAAGGGCTCGCGCGACTGGCCGACGGCCGGCTGATGGTCGTCTACGACAGCCCGTCGCCGGCCAGGATCACCGCGGCCGGCGGCGTGCTGGCCGACGTCTTCACGATCTAGTGACCCGGCCGCGCAGCCACGGCGCGTCGGCGACGAACGTGCACGAGCCCGGCTCGATCTCGGTGAACCCGGCGTCGCGGACGACCGGAAGCCCGGCCGCGGCCATGGCGTCGAAGTCGTCCCGCGCCGGGGCCGTGCGGACCGAGACCGTCAGCCCGGCCTCGCGCCAGGCCGCGCGCCCGGCGGCGTCACTGGCCCACCAGGCGAGCTGGGCCGCGTGCCCGGCCTGCGCCATGGCCTTGCCCGCGGTCATCTCCAGGCCGGGGTTGGCCCACAGGACCGGCGGGACGGCGGGCGGCGGCTCGTGGGCGTCGGTCAGCTCGGTGCCGCCGACCTGCAGCCGGGCGAGGTCGCGCGGCCAGCCGTCCAGCGGCACCGGCGGGTGGACGCGGACCTCGGCGGTGCGGTGCGCGACCGTGCGGCCGGGCAGCGCGACCGCCCGCCGCCACTCGGCGCCGCGCGCCCGGCGCACGACCTTGCGGATCTTCCCGGTGGACTGCCAGGCGTGCAGCTCGGCGGCCCACTCCCCCGGGTCGTCGAGCAGGCCGAGCACCGCCATGGCGGCGGCCTCCAGCGCGTCGGTGCGTTCGGGGGGCGTGGCGCGCTCGATCCTGACGACCAGCGGCAGCACGTACAACTCATCGTTCATCGGTTCCTAGCATGCCTGATCGCCAGGGACATGCCGGCGGCGAGGAGGCAGAGCGCGCCCGCGCCGTACCAGGCGAGGTCGTAGGCGCCGAGGTGGTCGCGGGTGAGCCCGGCGCCGACGGCGGCGATCGCGGCGCCCACCTGGTGGGAGGCGAACACCCAGCCGAACACCACGGCTCCGTCCGCGCCGTAGACGCGGCGGCACAGCGCCACGGTGGGCGGGACGGTGGCCACCCAGTCCAGGCCGTAGAAGATGATGAAGATCAGCATGCTGGGCTCGGCCGTGGCCGCGAACAGGCCGGGCAGCACCATCAGCGACAGCCCGCGCAGCCCGTAGTAGAGGCCGAGCAGCACCTTGGGGTCGATCCTGTCGCTCAGCCAGCCCGAGGCGACGGTGCCGGCGATGTCGAAGATCCCGATGACGGCGAGCAGCCCGGCCGCGACGGGCTCGGCCATGCCGTGGTCGTGCGCGGCGGGGATGAAGTGGGTGCCGACCAGGCCGTTCGTGCTCGCGCCGCAGATCGCGAAGCCGCCCGCGAGCAGCCAGAACGGCCGCGTGCGCGCCGCCCGGCCGAGCACCCCGAGCGCCCGGAACGCCGCGTTGCCGCCGCCCGGGGCGGGGCGGGCCTGGCCCGGCTCCGCGCCGAGCGCCGTCGTGCCGACGTCCTCGGGGCGGTCGCGCAGCAGCCACCACACGAACGGCACCACCGCCAGCGCCGCCCCGGCGACCGCGAGCGAGGCCCAGCGCCAGCCGGGCCCCTCCGCCAACTGGGCGAGAACGGGCAGGAAGACGAGCTGCCCGGTCGCGCCACCCGCCGTCAGGATGCCGGTGACCAGCCCCCGATGCCGGACGAACCAGCGGTCGACCACGGTCGCGGCGAACACCAGCGCCATCGAGCCCGTCCCCAGCCCGACGAAGATGCCCCAGAGCAGCAGGAGGTGCCAGCTCGCGGTCATGAGGACGGTCAGCCCGCTGCCCGCGGCGATCAGCAGCAGGGCCAGCGCGACCACGCGGCGCATGCCGAACCGGTCCATGAGCGCGGCGGCGAAGGGGGCGGTGAGGCCGTAAAGGACCAGGTTGACCGACACCGCCAGCGAGACGGTGCCGGTGGACCAGCCGAACTCCGCGCGCAGCGGCGTGATCAGCACGCCCGGCGTGGCGCGGAAGCCGGCCGCGCCCAGGATCGCCACGAAGGCGACGGCCGCCACGTACCAGGCGCGGTGGGGGCCGCGGCGGGCCGGCCCGGCGGTGGTCGCGCGGGCGGGGGTGGTGCTGGAGGTCATGCGGCAATCCTGGGGGTTCATCCCGGACGGGGACGAGTGGCCGGAAAGCCAATATGTGCAAGAATCCGGCCATGCGCCGTCATCGTGTCGCCGTGCTCGCGCTCAACCACTTCGCCCCTCTCGACTTCGGCATCCCCGGCCAGGTCTTCTGGGCCGCCGAGACCCCTGACGGCGAGAAGCTGTACGAGGTGGTGACCTGCTCGGAGGGCGCCCGGCCGGTGCGCTGCTCGGCGGGCTACAGCGTGCAGCCCGACCATGACCTCGACGTGCTCGACACCGCCGACACCGTCCTCGTGCCCGGCATCCACGCGGGCCGGGTGCTCAAGGAGGGCACGCTCTCCGCCGGCCTGCGCGCCGCCCTGCGCGACCGGCCGCGGGTGATGTCGATCTGCACGGGAGCGTTCGTGCTGGCCGCGGCCGGGCTCCTGGACGGCCGCCCGGCCACCACGCACTGGCGGGAGGCGCCCCGGTTCGCGGAGCTGTTCCCGGAGGTGAGGCTGGACGCGGACGTCCTGTTCGTGGACGACGGCGACGTGCTGACCTCGGCGGGCGTGGCCGCCGGCATGGACCTGTGCCTGCACGTCATCCGGCGCGACCACGGCAGCGAGGTCGCCAACCGCACCGCCCGCCGGTGCGTGATGCCGCCATGGCGGGAGGGCGGCCAGGCCC is part of the Nonomuraea coxensis DSM 45129 genome and encodes:
- a CDS encoding DUF3616 domain-containing protein gives rise to the protein MVQQVELRFDHASRASQTHTNLSAIRQSPHGIWVAGDETASFEHLAWTGDHYGGQRTFRLADLIDLPAGPDDEADIEGMARADGHLWVVGSHSLKRKRVKSKDPAKAAARLATLVREENRYILARLPLHGEEPGAGAVLSGEHGLAAHLSEDRHLAPFLAIPGKDNGLDVEGIAVVGERVYLGLRGPVLRGWAVLLELRLEEAGRGRLRLGEPYRKHFLDLGGLGVRDLCPDGGGGLLLLTGPSMALDGPVHVRRWWPGRRSGVVPAGELEVVAELPYGIGCDHPEGLARLADGRLMVVYDSPSPARITAAGGVLADVFTI
- a CDS encoding peptidyl-tRNA hydrolase, which produces MNDELYVLPLVVRIERATPPERTDALEAAAMAVLGLLDDPGEWAAELHAWQSTGKIRKVVRRARGAEWRRAVALPGRTVAHRTAEVRVHPPVPLDGWPRDLARLQVGGTELTDAHEPPPAVPPVLWANPGLEMTAGKAMAQAGHAAQLAWWASDAAGRAAWREAGLTVSVRTAPARDDFDAMAAAGLPVVRDAGFTEIEPGSCTFVADAPWLRGRVTRS
- a CDS encoding MFS transporter → MTSSTTPARATTAGPARRGPHRAWYVAAVAFVAILGAAGFRATPGVLITPLRAEFGWSTGTVSLAVSVNLVLYGLTAPFAAALMDRFGMRRVVALALLLIAAGSGLTVLMTASWHLLLLWGIFVGLGTGSMALVFAATVVDRWFVRHRGLVTGILTAGGATGQLVFLPVLAQLAEGPGWRWASLAVAGAALAVVPFVWWLLRDRPEDVGTTALGAEPGQARPAPGGGNAAFRALGVLGRAARTRPFWLLAGGFAICGASTNGLVGTHFIPAAHDHGMAEPVAAGLLAVIGIFDIAGTVASGWLSDRIDPKVLLGLYYGLRGLSLMVLPGLFAATAEPSMLIFIIFYGLDWVATVPPTVALCRRVYGADGAVVFGWVFASHQVGAAIAAVGAGLTRDHLGAYDLAWYGAGALCLLAAGMSLAIRHARNR
- a CDS encoding GlxA family transcriptional regulator, which produces MRRHRVAVLALNHFAPLDFGIPGQVFWAAETPDGEKLYEVVTCSEGARPVRCSAGYSVQPDHDLDVLDTADTVLVPGIHAGRVLKEGTLSAGLRAALRDRPRVMSICTGAFVLAAAGLLDGRPATTHWREAPRFAELFPEVRLDADVLFVDDGDVLTSAGVAAGMDLCLHVIRRDHGSEVANRTARRCVMPPWREGGQAQYVERPLPHQPTGGTGATREWMLAHLDRPLDLNALAAHARMSVRTFTRRFREETGVSPARWLTAQRVQHARHLLETTGLGVEEVARRSGFGTAVSLRQHLHAAVGVAPLAYRHTFRRV